The window AGCGACGAATAATGTGATTTAAAAGGGTATCCACTACAGATGTAAAGGATACCCTTTTTCTATTGGGTTTCTCCTGATACTATCTCAACTAACCAAATACCATTACTCACTTGGTTCAATTAAATATTGGTAGATGGCTCGTTTTGTTGTGCCCCGGTCTTTTGCTACTTGCTTCATGGCTTCTTTTTTTGACATGTTTTCTTTCATATATTGATTCATGTGTTCTTCGATGGTTATACTTTCCCATTGTTTAATCCTATCATCCCGTATGCTCTCCAGAGATTTACCTTCAACAATCAGTACATATTCCCCTCTTGGGTCTTCTTGGCTATATTTCTTAATGGCTTCGTCTAAAGTCATGGGAAGCACTTCTTCAAATTTTTTCGTTAATTCCCGTGTCATGCTTACCTGCCTGTTTCCAAGTGTATCTTTTATGCTAAGTAAGGTTTGCTTTAAGCGATGAGGCGCTTCATACAAGATAATGGTCCGATGTTCATCCTTTAGTTGTTCCAACACCATCTTTCGCTCTTTTTTATCATGAGGCAAAAACCCTTCAAAAACAAATCGTCTGGTGGATAATCCTGATAATATTAAACCTGTAATGAGGGCTACTGGGCCTGGTATGGATGTGACAGGGATGTTATGATCATGGCATAACTTAACCAAATCTTCTCCTGGGTCTGAGATGCCTGGTGTTCCTGCATCGGTTACTAAAGCAATGCCATCACCTGCTAATAATTTTTCAATCAGTACCTGACCTTTTTCCATCTTATTGTGTTCATGATAACTGATAAGGGGTTTATTAATACCCAGATGATTTAATAATTTTTTTGTATGCCTGGTATCTTCTGCTGCTATAAGGTCTGCTTCTTCCAGTATCCTCACAGCTCTATACGTTATATCTTCCAGGTTGCCAATGGGTGTTGCTACCAAATATAATATGCCCGTCATTGTACCACTCCCTTACTTACATCTGATGGGCGGGTTGCATACCCATAGATATTATAAATCTCATCTGTATATTGTCCTACCTCTTCATACACAATGAGGGGCGGCTCCACTTTTAACAAAGGTTTACCATGTCGAACGGATTCAATGAGTATCATGTTAGGCTCTTTATGGACATAAGGATGCACGAATCGCATACGCTTAGGTTCACACTTATACTGTTTTAACAGCACCATGATCTCAGGCAGCCGATGGGGTCGATGAACCATGTAGAACCTTCCCCCTACTTTTACAAGGGATGATGCTGTTTTAATCACATCTTCTAATGTGCATAATACTTCATGTCTTGCTATGGTTTTGGGCTGAAATCTATTTTTTAGCCCGCTTTGACCCTGCATATACGGTGGATTGGATGTAACCACATCAAAACTAGATAAAGGAAACAGACTGTCTGCTTCCTTTATATCACCTTGAACAATGGATACTTTATCGTCTAGCCCATTCAGATGAACACTTCTTGTCGCCATCTCTACGCTATCTTCTTGTATCTCTAATCCAATAAAATGTTTCCCTTTTGTCTTGGCTTCAAGCAAGATGGGTATAATACCAGTTCCTGTGCCCAGATCAAGTACATGTTCTCCCTCCTTAACCTGTGCAAATCCTGATAATAAGACCGCATCCATACCAAAACAAAATGTCTTAGGGTTTTGTATGATTTTATATTTTCTTCTATGCAGGTCATCTATGCGTTCATTGGCTTTTAACTCCATCATATTAATACCTTTCAACTCAGCTTATTCCCGCTTCATTTTACCTTCTTTTTTCTCTAGATTAAGAAGTGTTTTTAGTTCTTCCTGATCTTCTTGAGATATATCTTCATTGTTTTTATGTTGTTGTTTACGACAACGTTTAAACTTCAATTCATTGGATTTGTATTGTAGAATCTCAGGATCACCATCTTCTTTACGGGTAACAACTTTAACCATTTGGCGAAGAACGTTAACACTCAACACTTCTCCCTTAAAACCTTCTGGTGTAATAACCCGATCACCCACATTCGGTAATGCTTTATTCAGATAATCATAGGTACCTTCCTCATATTTTAGGCAACACATCAGTCGTCCACATACCCCTGAGATTTTCGTTGGGTTAAGGGATAGATTCTGTTCTTTTGCCATCTTAATGGAAACCGGTTGGAATTCGCATAAATGGGTGTGGCAGCATAATGCTCGACCACAGATGCCAATACTACCAATCATTTTTGTTTCGTCTCTTACACCAATCTGCCTTAACTCAATACGGGTTTTAAAAATCGCTGCTAAGTCTTTTACCAACTCTCTAAAGTCGATGCGGCCATCTGCCGTAAAATAGAAAAGTACTTTATTATTATCAAATGTATATTCCACATCGATAAGCTTCATATCCAGTTCGTGTTTCTTGATTTTTTTGATACAGATACCAAATGCTTCTTTTTCTTTAGCACGATTTTTTGCTTCTTTGGCATCGTCTTCTTCGGTTGTGATCCGGATTACACTCTTTAGCGGTTGAATAACCTCATCTTCTGTGACCTCTTTCACACCGATAACAACTTCTCCATATTCGATTCCTCGAACAGTCTCTACAATGACATTTTGTCCTGCTTGGATATCTAAACCATTAGGATCAAAATAATAGATTTTCCCTGCCTTTCGGAATCTAACACCAATTACTTTTATCATTATGAATTCTCCTTTGTTTGTAATAACATCATTTCTATCACTAATCTATAATTAGAATTATATCGTAATAAATCCTTAGCGTTATGTATGTTCTGAGTCATCACGCTTATTTCATTATACGATAAAACCTGTGCTTGTTTCAACAGGGTTTTGTATTTATCACCATTAATCAGTAAATCATCTGTTTGTAACTTCTTAACCAATAGTAAATCCCGAAACCAAGTCATCATTAAATCCAGAAAATCATTAATCTGATCCTTAAAGGCATCGAATCGTTCACTTAATACCATCAACCCATAATCATCACTATGAATCATCTCATTGACAATATCAATCATCTGGTCACGCATGTCCAAAAAAGCCTTAGAAGTTATGAGTGCCATCCCTTTACCCATGTTCCCTTGTGAAAATGATGCCACTAATCTTGCTTGCTCATGGGTGACATCATGGGCTTGTAACAAATGAGCCATCATCTTATCATCTGATACAGGTTTTAATTTTAGCACCACACATCGGGATAGTATCGTAGGTAAAAATCGATTGACATTACGGGATAAGAGTAATATCACCGCATAGGGTGGTGGTTCCTCAATGGTTTTTAATAAGGCATTCTGGGCCTGTTCCGTCATGGTATCTGCTTCATCAATGATATAGACCTTATAGGGATAGTGATAAGGTTTTATATGTATATCCCCATTAATCTGCTCTCGAATATCACCCACACCAATACCTGTTTTTTTGGATGGCTTCACATACACTGTATCTGGATGATTCAAGGTATCAAAAGTCTTACAGGACACACAATCATTACAAGGGGTTATCCCCTTTTTCTCACATTGAATGGTCTTGGCAAAGGTATTGGCTAATAACTTCTTACCCATTCCCTTCTCCCCATCGATAATATAAGCATGGGATATCTTACCTGTCCCAATAGCGCTCTGTACATGCTCCTTTATGTTATCTTGTCCTATAATTTCCTCAAATGTATACATCTTATCTATAACCTTTCTGGTCCTTATCTATTCATACAAATCATACATTCATGATACTGCATCTTATCTATAGCTTCTTCTCATCTTCCTTATTCATATTTTATTATATTTTTTATGATTAATCTATATAAAATTTCATTATCCATCATGAGGCCTTAGCTTTTATTTCTCCGCCAACTAGTTACTCATACTATAAACATAACTAATAGTATACACATAACCGTTATCAATTAAAAAACTTATCCACATTTTCTTTAAAAGTTATACACTTATATACCTTTTTCTTTCTAATAATAGAACAAAGCGACTACGTCGTGTCTTGCGAAGCAAGTTGTTGCATTAGGAAAGTTTCCTTGACACATATGAAAACGCTTCTATTTCATATGCTAAATTTAGAGGACTTTCCTATAAGAATAACAAAAACCATATGATATGTCATCACAACCTTGCAGTATTGCTTCTATCCATCGCTCTGTGCAACAAAACAATTTCTTATCATAAATAGAAGCAATAAATCCAGCGAGTCCGTTTAACATACCATATGGTTTATCTTTTAAAATACCCTATGAAAATGAAAATACCTTTACGTACGAACGATTTTATTTTAAGTGATAATATCTAATAACAATCCTCGAATCTCATCCACATGCCCTAAAATCTTCAGATTATTTTTCTCATCTTGTATTAATGCTTGGGCTAACTCATCAACGTGTTTATCCACCCGTTTAACAATACCATAAACCCGGTGTCTACCTCGTCGGTCTAAGAAATTTTCTCTTGAAAACTTATGGGAATGGGTGACCACTTCGTTCACAAATTCCTTAATTAATTCCCGGTATTTTTTTAAATCTTTTACATCCATGTGTTTGGCGATTTTCTGACCTTGGTCCGTAATATCACCAATCATCATTTTCAGCCTATCTTGAAGGGATGCTTCATCAATTTTACTTAACAAAGTAAACTTAAATGCTTCATGATCCTTCTGTTCTGTTCGGGTAACCTCACTGATCTTTTCAGGACTACTTACCGACCGTATCTTCATAAATGCTCCCCCATTCATGTATTGTAAACCTTATTCATTATATCTTGAGATATTGATCCACATCCAGTACAAAAACTGTTGCACCACCTACTGTTACTTCAATAGGATAAGGTAAATAGCCGTCTGGCATACCTGCAACAGGTGGGTTTAGTAAAGACATCTGCTTATTTGTTTTACACTCTTTTTTAATAATATCCAGCACTTCATCGAGTTTTTCTTTTTCTGTTCCAACAAAGATGGTTGTATTTCCTGTTTTAAGAAAACCTCCTGTACTGGCTAATTTGGTAGCCATAAAGCCTGCCTTATTTAATCTTTCCGTTAACCTATGTGAGTCTTCATCGTGAATAACAGCTATAACAAGTTTCATATTATCACGCTCCCATTAAAATTAATTATATTAATAGTATATGCTTTTACCGATAATATCGCTTTCTGAAGCATTGGTATCTCTTAGTAAACAAATGACAGAAGTATTCCTTTACTATGGAGCACCATATACTTGTTAGCTATTAGTATATGTATATTATCGGATAAAAATCGATTTTTATTTATGGCTATCTTTCAAGTTATCTTATGTGTTATTTACATTCAGCTTTTTCTCAATAACATTCACCACTTCTTCATGGATTAATTCCACTGGCAATAACCCATCAATAGCATATATACGTTCTGGATGTTTCTGGGCTAACTTTTTATACCCTTGACTTACTTTTTTATGAAATTCAAATTTTTGAAGTTCAAGACGGTCTAATTCCTGCTGGTCTTTCTTACGTTTAAGACCTTCTTCTGCGTCAATATCCAATAAGATGGTGAGATCAGGTTGTAATCCCCCTGTAGCATAACGATTAATTTCTTCAATATCATCCATACCTAAGCCTCTAGCATAACCTTGATAGATAACCGATGAATCAACAAAACGATCACAGATAACCACTTTTCCTTGGCTGAGTAATGGCTTAATAAATTGTTCCACATGTTGTGCCCGACTAGCGGCATATAGTAGCGCTTCTGTTGTATCTGACATCTCCATATAGTCTTTATTTAATACGATATGACGAATAGCTTCGCTAATCACTGTGCCTCCTGGTTCTCTGGTCAAAACAACTTCATACTGCTTGTCTTCTAGATAACGTCGTAACCTCTCAATTTGCGTTGACTTTCCAGATCCATCTGCGCCTTCTATGGTAATAAATAGTCCTTTCATATTACACCTCGTCAATGATTTGAATGGTTTGGCATGTATTATCAGCCATCCCCATTATGTCTAAGTCCCTATATTGTTCAACAATCCGTATGATACCTTCACTGATACGTTCTCCAGGTACAATAAGGGGAATACCTGGTGGAAAAGGTATGATAAACTCACCAATGACCTTACCAACAGATTCAATGAAAGATACCCGTCGTTTTTGCATTGTGTAGGCATCCCATGGCATGTATACTTGTTGAATATCTTCTATTATATCATAATGTTCATGGGTATTTCTAGTTTTCTTCAACCCTTTATCAATTTCTATTAATGCATGAGCAAAAGCCATTAAAGAGGCTTCATCATCGCATATAGATGTCATAGCAACGATATGATTTTTATCTGCTAACTCCACTTGTATGTTGTATTGCTCTCTTAAAAGATGATTGAGTTCTATACCTGTCTTATTTGCCACTGTACAATCAATAACAAGTTTGGATAGGTCCATATGATGAATATGGTGAACACCTATGACGTCCTGATTCACTAATTGAAGACAGTTAAGCTCTGAAACTAATTTTTCTCGGCATGTTTTTAAGTCCTTAACGTATTTTTCAAATAACACATCCCCTTGACGATCCAGAAGGTCCCTACAGCTGTCTAAACCATTCATCAGCATGTAAGAGGGGCTGCTGCTCTGAAATAAGGCTAAAGCCTCTTGTAAACGTGATAGATTAATCCTATCTGAGCCAACGTGGAGCATGGCACTCTGTGTATACGCAGGTAGTGTTTTATGGGTGCTTTGAACAACAATATCTGCACCGTATGCTAATACTGATGCAGGAAAATCATCATGAAATGAAAAGTGAGCACCATGAGCTTCATCCACCATCAATAGTTTTCCATGCTCATGTACTAGCTTAGCGATTGTTTTCACATCGGAAACCAACCCTTCATAATTAGGACTTGTAATAACCACCATTTTTGCTGATGGATTATCCTTAAGTAATTGTTCCAGTTGTTGAGGGTCTAAACCTGCTGCTAATCCATTCTCTGGTATCATACGAGGATAAATATAGATAGGGGTTAGCCGGCATAATAAAGTCGCATTATAAACCGATTTATGAGCATTTCTAGCCATGATGATCTTATCACCTTGACAACATACAGCCCATATAGCGGATAATATACCGCTTGTACTACCACCCACTAAAAAAAATGTACGTTTCGCACCAAATGTCTTTGCAGCTTTTTCTTGGGCTTCTAATAAAATACCATGAGGATGGTGAAGATTATCTGTGCCTTCTACTTCTGTTACATCAATAGCGGCATCTTCACTTAAGTGGGTACATCGACCTAATTTGTGACCTGGCATATGCATGGGGTAAATGTTTTTTTTATAAAGATACAATTGTTCGTACAACGTTGGTCTATCCATATTTCTCCACTACCTCCATTTCCATAGAGCTTAATAAATCATTATCATAGAAAGACATGGTTTGTTATGCAAACTAACTCAACCTTCATACGGATAAGATTCTGTACCACAAAGAAGATTAAATAACGCATACCATCATCTTTAGCTATTCTTAACGGCTTGTTCTCTTGGATATATCCTTTTACTTAATCTTTACGAGCCTTATTATAGCATATAACCCTATTTATTTTATATATTAAAAAATCGCCTACCCAATAGACGATTAAGAGTGAGTCACCCGGGACTCGAACCCGGGACACCTGGATTAAAAGTCCAGTGCTCTAGCCGACTGAGCTAGTGACCCATGTGTACCACTTAAGCCATAGGCTTAAATGACTACCTTGTATTCTTTTTGATGGTGCCCAGAGGCGGAATCGAACCACCGACACGAGGATTTTCAGTCCTCTGCTCTACCGACTGAGCTATCTGGGCATAATTGGTTGCGGAGAGAGGATTTGAACCTCTGACCTTCGGGTTATGAGCCCGACGAGCTACCAGACTGCTCCACTCCGCGATATTATGAAACGCATGTAAGACATTGTTTGTTACCATAAAGCAACTATCAAACATTATGTTTTGCTTATTCAAAGCCATTAAAAAAGCTTTAATGGTAAGAAATTGTTTTGCTTAAGCAAAGCCAATTCTTAAATGGAGGGAGAAGGATTCGAACCTTCGAAGGCGGTGCCAACAGATTTACAGTCTGCCCCCTTTGGCCACTCGGGAACCCCTCCATGTTACCAAGCCGACGATCGGACTTGAACCGATAACCTGCTGATTACAAGTCAGCTGCTCTGCCAATTGAGCCACGTCGGCATTACGCACGATTGCCGTGCTATATAAAATTCTATCCGTGTAAGGAATAGAATTTGATTTAGTGGGCGCAACAGGGCTCGAACCTGTGACCCCCTGCTTGTAAGGCAGGTGCTCTCCCAGCTGAGCTATGCGCCCTGGGAATGAAATTGTATTGCCATAAGTCTTTCGACCAACGACCCAGAAGGGACTCGAACCCTCGACCTCCGGCGTGACAGGCCGGCGTTCTAACCAACTGAACCACTGGGCCTCAGAATGATCAAACATTCAAAACAACACATTGAAAATACATGCACATCATTATATAATCGTTCATTTATCCATTATTACCAAAACAAGTACTTACTTATAACTTATACATCTTAACCCTTAGCTAAATCATAGCTAGGTCAAGCCCTCGACCTATTAGTATCGGTCAGCTGAACATGTTACCATGCTTACACCTCCGACCTATCAACCTTGTCGTCTTCAAGGGGTCTTACTACCTTACGGTATGGGATATCTTATCTTGAGGGGGGCTTCACGCTTAGATGCCTTCAGCGTTTATCCCTTCCAAACTTGGCTACTCTGCTATGCACTTGGTAATACAACAGATACACCAGCGGTTCGTCCATCCCGGTCCTCTCGTACTAAGGACAGCTCCTCTCAAATATCCTGCGCCCACGACGGATAGGGACCGAACTGTCTCACGACGTTCTGAACCCAGCTCGCGTACCGCTTTAATGGGCGAACAGCCCAACCCTTGGAACCTGCTACAGCTCCAGGATGCGATGAGCCGACATCGAGGTGCCAAACCACTCCGTCGATGTGAACTCTTGGGAGTGATAAGCCTGTTATCCCCGGGGTAGCTTTTATCCGTTGAGCGATGGCAATCCCACTTTCATACCACCGGATCACTAAGTCCTACTTTCGTACCTGCTCCACCCGTCGGTGTCACAGTCAAGCCATCTTATGCCTTTGCACTCTGCGAATGGTTTCCAACCATTCTGAGATGACCTTTGAGCGCCTCCGATACCTTTTCGGAGGCGACCGCCCCAGTCAAACTCCCCACCTGACATTGTCCCCACACCCGTTTAGGGTGCTAGGTTAGAAATCCAGTACTACAAGGGAGGTATCCCAACAGCGACTCCACAAAGACTGGCGTCCTTGCTTCTACGTCTCCCTCCTATCCTGTACATGTAATACCGAATCCCAGTATCAAGCTGGAGTAAAGCTCCACGGGGTCTTTCCGTCCTGTCGCGGGTAACCGGCATCTTCACCGGTACTACAATTTCACCGGGCGCGTTGTCGAGACAGTGCCCAAATCGTTACGCCTTTCGTGCGGGTCGGAACTTACCCGACAAGGAATTTCGCTACCTTAGGACCGTTATAGTTACGGCCGCCGTTTACTGGGGCTTAAATTCAGAGCTTCGCTTACGCTAACCCCTCCTCTTAACCTTCCAGCACCGGGCAGGCGTCAGCCCCTATACTTCACCTTTCGGTTTTGCAGAGACCTGTGTTTTTGCTAAACAGTCGCTTGGGCCTATTCTCTGCGGCCTCTCTAAAGAGGCACTCCTTATCCCTAAGTTACGGAGTCATTTTGCCGAGTTCCTTAACAACGCTTCTCCCGTCGGCCTTAGGATTCTCTCCTCATCTACCTGTGTCGGTTTACGGTACGGGCACATACAAAACAATAGCGGCTTTTCTCGACAGTTTGGATTCAGAAACTTCCCTACTTATATTTCGGTCCTCATCGTACTTCAGAAACGGATGACGGATTTGCCTGTCTTCCTATCCTTTGTACTTGAACGGGTTTTTCCATTCCCCGTTTTTCCTATCCTCCTGTGTCCCCACAGTTCTGTTTGCATGCGGTACAGGAATTTCAACCTGTTGTCCATCGACTACGGCTTTCGCCCTCGCCTTAGGTCCCGACTTACCCAGAGAAGATCAGCTTTACTCTGGAAACCTTAGATATTCGGCCGAGAAGATTCTCACTTCTCTCTCGCTACTCATTCCGGCATTCTCTCTTCTTAACAGTCCACTGCTCCTTACAGTACAGCTTCGTCCCAGTTAAGAATGCTCCTCTACCACTGATATTACTATCAATCCACAGCTTCGGTGTCATGTTTTAGCCCCGGACATTTTCGGCGCAAGATCTCTCGACTAGTGAGCTATTACGCACTCTTTGAATGTATGGCTGCTTCTAAGCCAACATCCTAGTTGTCTTCGAAATCTCACATCCTTTTCCACTTAACATGTACTTTGGGACCTTAGCTGGTGGTCTGGGCTCTTTCCCTTTTGACTACCCAACTTATCTCGCGCAGTCTGACTCCTGATGAGCATCTATATGGCATTCGGAGTTTGATATGTTTTGGTAAGCCTCGCGGCCCCCTAGACAATTCAGTGCTCTACCTCCATTAGACTCCATCAAGGCTAGCCCTAAAGCTATTTCGAGGAGAACCAGCTATCTCCGGGTTCGATTGGAATTTCTCCGCTACCCACAGTTCATCCCCACGTTTTTCAACACGTGTGGGTTCGGACCTCCATTACCTTTTACGGTAACTTCATCCTGACCATGGGTAGGTCACCCGGTTTCGGGTCTACGTACTCTGACTTAACGCCCTATTAAGACTTGGCTTCCCTTCGGCTCCAGACCTTTAGTCTTTAACCTTGCCAGTTATACGTAACTCGCCGGACCGTTCTACAAAAAGTACGCCGTCGCTCTGATTTATATACGAGCTTCGACTGCTTGTAAACAAAGGGTTTCAGGTTCTTTTTCACTCCCCTCCCGGGGTTCTTTTCACCGTTCCTTCACAGTACTATACGCTATCGGTCACTAGGGAGTATTTAGCCTTGGGGGGTGGTCCCCCCAGCTTCACACAGGGTTTCTCGTGTCCCGTGCTACTCTGGATACCGCCTGCTCTCTCGGTCTTTCACCTACTGGACTTTCACCTTCTTTGGTTGGCTTTCCCAAAACCATTCGGTTAAACGTCGAGATACATTCTGCGGTCCTCAACCCCTAAGAACTAAGTTCTTAGGTTTGGGCTCTTCCCTTTTCGCTCGCCGCTACTTAGGGAATCGATTTTTCTTTCTCCTCCTTCGGGTACTTAGATGTTTCAGTTCCCCGAGTTCCCCCTACATGGCTATGTATTCACCATGCAGTAACTGGGCTTTTCCCAGTCAGGTTTCCCCATTCGGATATCTCCGGATCGATGGCTATTTGCGCCTCCCCGAAGCTTTTCGCAGCTTATCACGTCCTTCATCGGCTCCTAGTGCCAAGGCATCCACCCTTTGCTCTTATTAGCTTGACCTCATATGACTTGTTCATCTTCGTGTTTCTTAGTCTTACATTTCTTCGTGGTTCTTGAAGAATTGTAAGGCTTAGATGAACGAATTGAACATGTCATTGCCATTAACAGCTTTTCTCGTAAGATTCTTATAAACAAGGTATAACAACCTTCCAATCAAGCATGCATTGATCGCACTAAGAGCTAAGATTTACAAGTTATTTGTATGCTCCTATTGTTGACAATAGGATACGTAGCTTGTTCTTGGTTACTCTTGGTTCTTTTAAGCATTGCTTTGCGTATGCAAAACAAGTGCTTTCTTTTAAATCATAGGATAATTGATTATCATTTGATGTCAGTATTTAACAATGGATAAATCTTTTGCATACATTTTATGGCATGACAAAAGGTTCTTTCCTTAGAAGTTATCTCCTGAAAGAATGACTTCTTCTTTGTTAAATATCTTTTCAATGTGAAGTTTTCAATGTTCGATAAGCATCGGCTTTGCGTATGCAAAACGATTGCTTTTTTATAACTTTTCTTTGGCTTGATTTAAGCGCTAGGCTATATTATCATAGTCACTTGCCCTATGTCAAGCACTTTTTTAAAGTTTTCTTAGCCTTTTCTTTGTTAAGTAAAGCCTTGAAAACTATTGGCAATCTGGCAGCCACCTACTCTCCCAGGTCGTCTCCAACCAAGTACCATCGGCCGTCTGTGGCTTGACCATCGTGTTCGGTATGAGAACGGGTATGTCCCATAGACGCATCACCACCAGAAATCTCTTCTATTCTTAGAATAAACGGTATATGTTGTTTTTCCCTTGAATACTCAACAGTGAAACAAATGTTATTAACACGTAATAACACCTCGGCTATGCTTTACTTATTCCATGCAATTCTACTTATCGTTTAAAGCCTCGGCTTTAACGATCTTCCTTAGAAAGGAGGTGATCCAGCCGCACCTTCCGATACGGCTACCTTGTTACGACTTCACCCCAGTCATCGGCTTCACCTTCGACAGCTCCATCCATAAAGGTTTGGTCACTGGCTTCGGGCGCTTCCAACTCCCGTGGTGTGACGGGCGGTGTGTACAAGGCCCGGGAACGTATTCACCGCGACATGCTGATTCGCGATTACTAGCGATTCCAACTTCATGTAGTCGAGTTGCAGACTACAATCCGAACTGGGATAGCTTTTTT is drawn from Vallitalea pronyensis and contains these coding sequences:
- the rsmI gene encoding 16S rRNA (cytidine(1402)-2'-O)-methyltransferase, translating into MTGILYLVATPIGNLEDITYRAVRILEEADLIAAEDTRHTKKLLNHLGINKPLISYHEHNKMEKGQVLIEKLLAGDGIALVTDAGTPGISDPGEDLVKLCHDHNIPVTSIPGPVALITGLILSGLSTRRFVFEGFLPHDKKERKMVLEQLKDEHRTIILYEAPHRLKQTLLSIKDTLGNRQVSMTRELTKKFEEVLPMTLDEAIKKYSQEDPRGEYVLIVEGKSLESIRDDRIKQWESITIEEHMNQYMKENMSKKEAMKQVAKDRGTTKRAIYQYLIEPSE
- the tmk gene encoding dTMP kinase codes for the protein MKGLFITIEGADGSGKSTQIERLRRYLEDKQYEVVLTREPGGTVISEAIRHIVLNKDYMEMSDTTEALLYAASRAQHVEQFIKPLLSQGKVVICDRFVDSSVIYQGYARGLGMDDIEEINRYATGGLQPDLTILLDIDAEEGLKRKKDQQELDRLELQKFEFHKKVSQGYKKLAQKHPERIYAIDGLLPVELIHEEVVNVIEKKLNVNNT
- a CDS encoding cyclic-di-AMP receptor; amino-acid sequence: MKLVIAVIHDEDSHRLTERLNKAGFMATKLASTGGFLKTGNTTIFVGTEKEKLDEVLDIIKKECKTNKQMSLLNPPVAGMPDGYLPYPIEVTVGGATVFVLDVDQYLKI
- a CDS encoding tRNA1(Val) (adenine(37)-N6)-methyltransferase gives rise to the protein MMELKANERIDDLHRRKYKIIQNPKTFCFGMDAVLLSGFAQVKEGEHVLDLGTGTGIIPILLEAKTKGKHFIGLEIQEDSVEMATRSVHLNGLDDKVSIVQGDIKEADSLFPLSSFDVVTSNPPYMQGQSGLKNRFQPKTIARHEVLCTLEDVIKTASSLVKVGGRFYMVHRPHRLPEIMVLLKQYKCEPKRMRFVHPYVHKEPNMILIESVRHGKPLLKVEPPLIVYEEVGQYTDEIYNIYGYATRPSDVSKGVVQ
- the holB gene encoding DNA polymerase III subunit delta'; the encoded protein is MYTFEEIIGQDNIKEHVQSAIGTGKISHAYIIDGEKGMGKKLLANTFAKTIQCEKKGITPCNDCVSCKTFDTLNHPDTVYVKPSKKTGIGVGDIREQINGDIHIKPYHYPYKVYIIDEADTMTEQAQNALLKTIEEPPPYAVILLLSRNVNRFLPTILSRCVVLKLKPVSDDKMMAHLLQAHDVTHEQARLVASFSQGNMGKGMALITSKAFLDMRDQMIDIVNEMIHSDDYGLMVLSERFDAFKDQINDFLDLMMTWFRDLLLVKKLQTDDLLINGDKYKTLLKQAQVLSYNEISVMTQNIHNAKDLLRYNSNYRLVIEMMLLQTKENS
- a CDS encoding aminotransferase class I/II-fold pyridoxal phosphate-dependent enzyme, with protein sequence MDRPTLYEQLYLYKKNIYPMHMPGHKLGRCTHLSEDAAIDVTEVEGTDNLHHPHGILLEAQEKAAKTFGAKRTFFLVGGSTSGILSAIWAVCCQGDKIIMARNAHKSVYNATLLCRLTPIYIYPRMIPENGLAAGLDPQQLEQLLKDNPSAKMVVITSPNYEGLVSDVKTIAKLVHEHGKLLMVDEAHGAHFSFHDDFPASVLAYGADIVVQSTHKTLPAYTQSAMLHVGSDRINLSRLQEALALFQSSSPSYMLMNGLDSCRDLLDRQGDVLFEKYVKDLKTCREKLVSELNCLQLVNQDVIGVHHIHHMDLSKLVIDCTVANKTGIELNHLLREQYNIQVELADKNHIVAMTSICDDEASLMAFAHALIEIDKGLKKTRNTHEHYDIIEDIQQVYMPWDAYTMQKRRVSFIESVGKVIGEFIIPFPPGIPLIVPGERISEGIIRIVEQYRDLDIMGMADNTCQTIQIIDEV
- a CDS encoding PSP1 domain-containing protein — translated: MIKVIGVRFRKAGKIYYFDPNGLDIQAGQNVIVETVRGIEYGEVVIGVKEVTEDEVIQPLKSVIRITTEEDDAKEAKNRAKEKEAFGICIKKIKKHELDMKLIDVEYTFDNNKVLFYFTADGRIDFRELVKDLAAIFKTRIELRQIGVRDETKMIGSIGICGRALCCHTHLCEFQPVSIKMAKEQNLSLNPTKISGVCGRLMCCLKYEEGTYDYLNKALPNVGDRVITPEGFKGEVLSVNVLRQMVKVVTRKEDGDPEILQYKSNELKFKRCRKQQHKNNEDISQEDQEELKTLLNLEKKEGKMKRE
- a CDS encoding YaaR family protein; protein product: MKIRSVSSPEKISEVTRTEQKDHEAFKFTLLSKIDEASLQDRLKMMIGDITDQGQKIAKHMDVKDLKKYRELIKEFVNEVVTHSHKFSRENFLDRRGRHRVYGIVKRVDKHVDELAQALIQDEKNNLKILGHVDEIRGLLLDIIT